In Lentibacillus amyloliquefaciens, one DNA window encodes the following:
- a CDS encoding S8 family serine peptidase yields the protein MIRILLTLSAAVMFLSTAAPAMAIDDSNEKTSVIIEVDGNPDKHKTYLENYHPYIDVVAVYDTLFNGLALKAEPERFEGLESLDFIRAVHPAAAYEIESAPTLNQTENSVMPSELNNTSFTGKGVQVAVIDTGIDYNHPDLEDSYAGGYDLVDLDNDPMETTAEEGIPTMHGTHVAGIIAADGKLQGVAPSADIYAYRALGPGGSGTSVQVIAALEQAVDDGADIINLSLGNAVNGPDFPTSAAVNRAVDLGIPVIIANGNDGPGNWTIGSPATAANALSVGASSNPQTRPLLVEPLADKKISLVQMQGAKPWKLRKNYDVAIFNEQDVRGKIALMKRGKTPFSELARQAQKAGAVAALIYNHEKGNFQGTISDQGKPIKIPVASITKRDGEWLVKNAQNNKHLYMQTKHETSKPGIADFSSRGPVTVNWDLKPEVSAPGTNVLSTLPESYGELQGTSMAAPQAAGAMALLMEAHPDWTTEELTGALMTTAKRVKNEDGQPFAPIIQGAGGIRPKQAIHAKTVIEDPLLSFGKISEAQETKHVDVVIENKSEEQMNYSFSIPKKQQGLTWKLPMNFTLDKGETKKLSIELAINQNRLDTGIHQGWLTLNQGEAQYYLPYLFVNESADYPKAMGFDFSFEAFSDDTYRYQLYLPDPAESISVQLYHPQTLMYEQTLLESENIQVGLNEGKIDASQIDKPGAYAAVISVKLADGTVESYQTRVYINDKP from the coding sequence ATGATCCGCATACTTCTGACCCTGTCAGCTGCCGTCATGTTTTTATCCACGGCTGCACCCGCAATGGCGATAGACGATTCAAACGAAAAGACGTCCGTTATTATTGAGGTGGACGGAAATCCGGACAAACACAAGACGTATCTTGAAAATTATCATCCATATATTGACGTGGTTGCTGTCTATGACACCTTGTTCAATGGTCTGGCATTGAAAGCCGAACCGGAAAGATTCGAAGGGCTGGAGTCACTTGATTTTATAAGAGCTGTTCATCCTGCTGCTGCTTATGAAATAGAGAGCGCCCCGACCTTGAATCAGACAGAAAACAGCGTCATGCCATCCGAACTGAATAATACATCTTTTACAGGAAAAGGGGTGCAAGTTGCGGTGATTGATACCGGTATTGACTATAACCATCCGGATCTTGAGGACAGCTATGCGGGCGGCTATGATTTGGTTGATCTGGATAATGATCCCATGGAAACGACTGCCGAAGAGGGGATTCCAACGATGCACGGCACGCATGTCGCCGGCATCATTGCTGCGGATGGCAAGCTTCAGGGTGTTGCACCGTCGGCTGATATTTACGCTTATCGCGCACTTGGTCCCGGCGGCTCGGGGACGTCGGTTCAGGTCATCGCCGCACTGGAGCAGGCAGTTGATGACGGAGCGGATATTATCAATCTGTCGTTAGGGAATGCCGTCAATGGGCCGGATTTTCCGACAAGTGCAGCGGTTAATCGGGCTGTGGATCTCGGTATCCCTGTTATCATCGCAAATGGCAACGACGGGCCGGGAAATTGGACGATCGGCTCACCCGCCACAGCGGCAAACGCCCTTTCTGTCGGGGCATCTTCCAATCCGCAAACACGCCCCCTTTTAGTTGAACCGCTGGCTGACAAAAAAATCTCACTTGTCCAAATGCAGGGTGCAAAACCATGGAAACTCCGTAAAAATTATGACGTGGCCATTTTTAACGAACAGGACGTCCGGGGGAAAATTGCACTGATGAAACGCGGGAAAACCCCTTTTTCCGAATTGGCCAGACAGGCACAAAAGGCTGGCGCAGTGGCAGCACTTATTTACAATCATGAAAAAGGGAACTTTCAAGGAACAATTTCAGACCAGGGAAAACCCATCAAGATTCCGGTAGCCTCAATCACCAAACGTGATGGCGAGTGGCTTGTTAAAAATGCGCAAAATAATAAACATCTTTACATGCAGACAAAACATGAGACATCCAAACCGGGGATAGCCGATTTCAGTTCGCGTGGTCCTGTGACCGTTAATTGGGACTTGAAACCGGAAGTCAGTGCTCCCGGTACAAATGTGTTGAGCACTTTGCCTGAATCATATGGCGAATTGCAAGGAACAAGCATGGCAGCACCTCAAGCAGCCGGTGCAATGGCGCTCTTGATGGAGGCCCATCCCGATTGGACAACCGAGGAACTGACAGGAGCCCTCATGACGACTGCCAAAAGAGTGAAAAATGAAGACGGCCAGCCATTTGCTCCAATCATCCAGGGAGCAGGCGGCATACGTCCGAAACAAGCGATTCATGCAAAAACAGTGATTGAAGATCCGTTGTTGTCCTTTGGAAAAATTAGTGAAGCACAGGAAACGAAACATGTTGATGTGGTGATTGAAAATAAGTCTGAGGAGCAAATGAATTATTCATTTTCCATTCCGAAAAAGCAACAAGGGCTCACTTGGAAGCTGCCGATGAATTTCACATTGGACAAAGGAGAAACCAAAAAGCTTTCCATCGAACTGGCAATTAATCAGAACCGGCTTGATACAGGTATCCACCAGGGATGGCTTACATTAAATCAGGGTGAAGCACAATATTACCTTCCATATCTGTTTGTGAACGAGTCAGCCGACTATCCAAAAGCGATGGGATTTGATTTTTCATTCGAAGCATTTTCAGACGACACTTACCGTTATCAGCTGTATTTGCCTGATCCCGCTGAAAGTATCAGTGTTCAATTGTATCATCCGCAGACACTGATGTATGAACAGACATTGCTTGAGTCAGAGAACATTCAGGTAGGTTTAAATGAAGGCAAAATCGACGCTTCGCAAATTGATAAACCGGGCGCGTATGCAGCTGTTATTAGTGTCAAACTGGCAGACGGCACAGTGGAAAGCTATCAGACCAGGGTTTATATCAATGACAAGCCTTGA
- a CDS encoding ATP synthase subunit I: protein MSDYQRIVNRQRKWMFFLLAIFVLGAGFTPQARIFLGLLLGSVASFYNLWLLQRKVDAFAESVEKTQSGAGLGTLSRIAAAALTVIIALRFDDYFDMVFVIIGLMTSYLVMMIDFFVFHSRDK from the coding sequence ATGTCAGATTATCAAAGAATAGTCAACAGGCAGCGGAAGTGGATGTTTTTCCTTCTTGCGATATTTGTTCTTGGAGCAGGTTTTACGCCGCAAGCAAGAATATTCCTCGGGCTTCTTTTAGGAAGTGTTGCAAGTTTTTATAATTTGTGGCTCCTGCAGCGCAAAGTAGATGCTTTTGCCGAATCGGTCGAGAAGACTCAATCCGGTGCAGGTCTTGGGACTTTATCCAGGATTGCAGCAGCAGCATTGACTGTTATCATTGCGCTTCGTTTTGATGACTATTTCGACATGGTTTTTGTTATCATCGGGTTAATGACATCCTATCTGGTTATGATGATAGATTTTTTTGTGTTTCATTCCCGAGACAAATAA
- the atpB gene encoding F0F1 ATP synthase subunit A, giving the protein MDHGAPIVNDVFGISWLDFNLSNVMMIAIASLIVFILSVLGSRKLQMKPTGVQNFMEWVLDFVKGMISDAMDWKQGKIFLPFALTLITYILVSNLLGVMTLGVVGNDLWWKSPTSDAGLTLTLAVTVIVMSHYYGIKSRGVKEYGKDFIRPFPLFFPIKVIEEFSNTLTLGLRLFGNIYAGEVLLTLLVGLTTSGFFGFLGGAIPMLAWQGFSVFIGTIQAFIFTMLSMVYISHKVSSDH; this is encoded by the coding sequence ATGGATCATGGAGCACCGATTGTAAATGACGTGTTTGGTATATCCTGGCTTGATTTTAATTTATCGAACGTCATGATGATAGCGATTGCTTCACTCATTGTATTTATCCTTAGTGTACTGGGCTCAAGAAAGCTTCAAATGAAGCCTACGGGTGTCCAGAATTTTATGGAATGGGTCCTTGATTTTGTCAAAGGCATGATCAGTGACGCCATGGACTGGAAACAGGGGAAGATCTTCCTGCCATTTGCCCTGACGCTCATCACCTACATTTTGGTGAGCAACTTGCTTGGGGTTATGACATTGGGGGTCGTTGGGAACGACTTGTGGTGGAAATCACCCACCTCAGATGCCGGGCTCACATTGACACTGGCTGTAACGGTTATCGTGATGAGCCATTACTATGGGATTAAGTCACGCGGTGTGAAGGAATATGGCAAAGACTTCATACGGCCATTTCCGTTATTTTTCCCGATCAAGGTTATTGAAGAATTTTCAAACACGCTGACATTGGGTCTGCGTCTGTTTGGTAACATTTATGCCGGTGAGGTATTATTGACCCTTTTGGTAGGATTAACAACATCAGGATTCTTCGGCTTTTTGGGAGGCGCGATTCCGATGCTTGCATGGCAAGGATTCAGTGTGTTCATTGGCACAATCCAGGCATTCATTTTCACCATGCTGTCAATGGTTTATATCTCGCACAAAGTATCAAGTGACCACTAA
- the atpE gene encoding F0F1 ATP synthase subunit C: protein MSALAAALAVGLAALGAGVGNGLIVSRTVEGIARQPELRGQLQTTMFIGVGLVEAMPIIAVVIALIVM from the coding sequence ATGTCAGCTCTAGCAGCAGCATTAGCAGTAGGTTTGGCGGCATTAGGTGCCGGTGTAGGTAACGGTCTTATCGTTAGTCGTACGGTTGAAGGGATTGCACGTCAGCCGGAATTAAGAGGTCAGCTTCAAACGACAATGTTCATTGGTGTCGGTTTGGTTGAGGCGATGCCGATTATCGCGGTTGTTATCGCACTAATCGTCATGTAA
- the atpF gene encoding F0F1 ATP synthase subunit B, which yields MQSFTGFTHVYAALGGLHVGDMLMQLFFFIVLILLVRKFAWGPLIGVMQKREEYVAGEIEAAEQSRAEAEKSREEAAEQLKQTKQEATQIIEDARNAGTKQEKDIVASARQEADRIKESAQEEIENEKEKAIQTLQDKVASLSVQIATKVIEKEISEQDQEELINEYIKEVGEER from the coding sequence GTGCAATCATTCACCGGATTTACGCATGTTTATGCAGCACTTGGCGGGCTCCACGTCGGAGACATGCTGATGCAGCTTTTCTTCTTTATTGTTTTGATTCTTTTGGTCCGTAAATTTGCCTGGGGTCCATTAATAGGCGTCATGCAAAAACGTGAAGAATATGTAGCAGGTGAAATTGAAGCCGCTGAACAAAGCCGTGCCGAAGCTGAAAAATCACGTGAAGAAGCAGCTGAACAATTGAAACAGACAAAACAGGAAGCTACTCAGATTATTGAAGATGCAAGAAACGCCGGAACAAAACAGGAAAAGGACATTGTCGCGTCTGCGCGTCAGGAAGCAGATCGCATCAAAGAGTCAGCACAGGAAGAAATCGAAAACGAAAAAGAAAAAGCGATTCAGACACTTCAGGACAAAGTTGCTTCATTATCAGTACAGATTGCTACCAAAGTGATTGAGAAAGAAATCAGTGAACAGGATCAGGAAGAACTGATCAACGAATACATTAAAGAGGTAGGAGAAGAGCGATGA
- a CDS encoding F0F1 ATP synthase subunit delta: MSEVVASRYAEALFQIGNEKGTLEQLVEESHVLKSVFNENDQIVEFLEHPRVNKDKKSQFLDDVFQSFSDDVLKTLKLLASRHRVTLVPSIIDHFNQMVNDVKEIAEAKVYSVRELSESEKEQLEKSFAKRFNKQAIKLETVVDPSIIGGIKLQIGNTIYDGTISGKLKRIERNMTTAD, translated from the coding sequence ATGAGTGAAGTAGTAGCCAGCCGCTATGCAGAAGCTCTTTTTCAAATCGGAAATGAAAAGGGAACGCTGGAGCAATTGGTTGAGGAATCGCATGTCCTGAAATCGGTTTTCAATGAAAATGACCAGATTGTTGAATTTCTGGAACACCCGCGTGTTAATAAGGACAAAAAGAGTCAATTTCTTGATGATGTGTTTCAAAGTTTTTCAGATGATGTGCTGAAAACGCTGAAATTACTGGCGTCGCGCCATCGCGTCACGCTTGTGCCATCCATTATTGACCATTTTAACCAAATGGTAAATGATGTGAAGGAAATTGCAGAAGCGAAAGTATATTCTGTTCGGGAGCTTTCAGAAAGCGAAAAAGAACAGCTTGAAAAGTCGTTTGCAAAACGGTTTAATAAACAGGCAATTAAGCTTGAAACAGTCGTTGACCCGTCAATTATCGGCGGTATTAAACTGCAGATTGGCAATACAATTTATGATGGCACCATTAGCGGCAAGTTAAAACGGATCGAA